A genomic segment from Daphnia carinata strain CSIRO-1 chromosome 1, CSIRO_AGI_Dcar_HiC_V3, whole genome shotgun sequence encodes:
- the LOC130691860 gene encoding H(+)/Cl(-) exchange transporter 3-like isoform X2: MPSPVMGESEDIPGLGQYDDFQTIDWQRDLARDRMRHRYIVKHKRDSVWDFIKAAHDAWSGWLCVFLVGLVAGTVASIVDIGTTWMTDLKYGICPGAFWLDREQCCWSSNQTAFGLDNCSQWLTWPRLVGVTDESAGGYIIAYISYVLWALSFASLAAILVRMFAPYASGGAIPEIKTILSGFIIRGFLGKWTLLVKSIGIMLSAAAGLSLGKEGPMVHITVCIGNILSYLFPKYGRNEAKKREILSAAAASGVSVAFGAPIGGVLFSLEEVSYYFPMKTLWRSFFCALIAAFVVRSIDPYGNEHSVLFYVEYSKPWIFFELIPFILLGAIGGLIGTVFIRANIWWSRYRKQSRIGQYPVTEVFVVTLINAVVSYPNPYTRMSSTRLIYLLFSQCGVANTDYLCDYNRNYTNVNGAIESAAAGTGVYTALALLFLALAFKIVMTIFTIGIKVPAGLYIPSLCMGAIVGRIVGIAMEQLAYHYPQFWAFRGECSTGDDCITPGLYAMVGAAAVLGGVTRMTVALVVIMFELTGGVRYIVPLMAAAMASKWVGDAFGKDGIYDAHIALNGYPFLDNKEEFGCTTIAADVMQPRGKAPLTVLTQDSMTLREVVSILENTKHNAFPVVISRESHFLVGCVLRRDLLLAIGSVRRKQDDISDDSLVIFNGVLQNNASASSPVKLRRILDLAPITVTDHTPMETVIDMFRKLGLRHVLVTHNGRLLGIITKKDVMLHMSHHQRTIPSVFH; encoded by the exons ATGCCTTCACCTG TAATGGGAGAAAGTGAGGACATTCCTGGATTAGGGCAATATGATGATTTTCAGACTATAGACTGGCAAAGGGATCTAGCTAGAGATCGAATGAGGCATCGCTATATAGTGAAACACAAGAGAGACTCTGTTTGGGATTTTATTAAAGCTGCCCATGATGCATGGTCAGGTTGGCTCTGTGTGTTTCTAGTTGGTTTGGTTGCTG GAACGGTTGCAAGTATAGTAGATATCGGGACAACGTGGATGACCGATTTGAAATATGGAATCTGTCCCGGCGCCTTTTGGCTGGATAGAGAACAATGCTGTTGGTCTTCCAATCAAACGGCTTTTGGCCTTGACAACTGCTCACAG TGGTTGACGTGGCCCAGGCTTGTGGGAGTCACTGATGAAAGTGCAGGTGGTTATATCATCGCCTATATTTCGTACGTGCTGTGGGCATTAAGTTTTGCCTCACTTGCCGCCATTCTTGTCCGTATGTTTGCTCCCTATGCTTCAGGCGGTGCCATTCCCGAG ATCAAAACGATCTTGAGTGGCTTCATCATCCGCGGCTTTTTAGGGAAATGGACGTTACTTGTCAAATCTATTGGCATCATGCTGTCAGCTGCAGCCGGTCTTAGTCTCGGGAAAGAAGGACCTATGGTTCACATCACTGTTTGCATTG GCAACATTCTGTCGTACCTCTTCCCAAAATATGGTCGAAACGAAGCAAAGAAGCGAGAAATTTTATCGGCTGCAGCAGCGTCTGGCGTATCAGTCGCCTTCGGTGCACCAATCGGCGGCGTGCTTTTCAGCTTGGAAGAA GTCAGCTACTATTTTCCCATGAAAACGCTCTGGCGCTCGTTTTTTTGCGCTCTGATTGCTGCTTTCGTCGTCCGCTCTATTGATCCTTACGGCAACGAACATTCTGTTCTTTTCTACGTCGAGTACAGCAAACCGTGGATCTTTTTCGAATTGATTCCCTTTATCCTACTCGGTGCCATTGGA GGTTTAATTGGAACCGTGTTCATCCGAGCAAACATTTGGTGGTCGAGATATCGTAAACAGTCACGCATCGGACAATACCCTGTTACAGAAGTATTTGTTGTGACACTTATCAACGCGGTGGTTTCTTATCCCAATCCGTACACTCGTATGAGTTCCACGAGACTGATTTACCTTCTTTTCAGTCAGTGTGGGGTAGCCAATACGGACTATCTATG CGATTACAACCGGAATTACACAAATGTTAATGGAGCTATTGAGAGCGCCGCCGCCGGAACCGGCGTTTACACTGCCCTGGCCCTGCTTTTCCTCGCACTGGCCTTCAAAATCGTGATGACTATTTTCACTATCGGCATCAAAGTGCCCGCTGGATTGTACATTCCGTCCCTCTGCATGGGGGCGATCGTTGGGCGTATCGTCGGCATCGCTATGGAGCAGTTGGCCTA TCATTATCCTCAGTTCTGGGCCTTCAGGGGTGAATGTTCTACCGGAGATGATTGTATCACTCCCGGACTCTATGCGATGGTGGGAGCGGCTGCCGTTCTCGGCGGAGTAACTCGAATGACGg TGGCACTCGTCGTTATTATGTTTGAACTCACCGGGGGCGTTAGGTATATCGTCCCGCTGATGGCGGCAGCAATGGCCAGTAAATGGGTGGGCGATGCGTTCGGCAAAGATGGCATTTACGATGCACATATCGCGCTCAACGGATACCCTTTCCTCGATAATAAAGAGGAGTTTGGCTGTACTACAATAGCTGCCGACGTGATGCAGCCTCG GGGGAAAGCTCCATTGACGGTCTTAACTCAAGATTCCATGACACTACGCGAAGTAGTTAGCATTTTGGAAAACACGAAACACAATGCTTTTCCAGTCGTTATTTCCCGCGAGTCCCATTTCTTGGTCGGCTGTGTTTTGCGACGAGATCTTCTTTTAGCCATAG GGAGCGTGCGTCGCAAGCAAGACGATATCAGTGACGATTCACTGGTGATCTTCAACGGCGTTCTTCAGAACAATGCCTCGGCATCGTCACCAGTGAAATTGCGTCGCATTTTAGATCTGGCTCCTATCACTGTCACTGATCATACGCCCATGGAAACTGTCATCGACATGTTCAGGAAATTGGGACTTAGGCATGTTCTAGTCACTCATAATGG ACGGTTATTGGGCATCATAACGAAGAAAGACGTTATGCTCCACATGTCACACCATCAGAGGACTATACCGTCTGTGTTTCATTGA
- the LOC130691860 gene encoding H(+)/Cl(-) exchange transporter 4-like isoform X1 yields MENTPLKTNRMPYFNRYKAMGRQDLEESQRLRRESESSENPEHDCISLDIQSHPERTNMPSPVMGESEDIPGLGQYDDFQTIDWQRDLARDRMRHRYIVKHKRDSVWDFIKAAHDAWSGWLCVFLVGLVAGTVASIVDIGTTWMTDLKYGICPGAFWLDREQCCWSSNQTAFGLDNCSQWLTWPRLVGVTDESAGGYIIAYISYVLWALSFASLAAILVRMFAPYASGGAIPEIKTILSGFIIRGFLGKWTLLVKSIGIMLSAAAGLSLGKEGPMVHITVCIGNILSYLFPKYGRNEAKKREILSAAAASGVSVAFGAPIGGVLFSLEEVSYYFPMKTLWRSFFCALIAAFVVRSIDPYGNEHSVLFYVEYSKPWIFFELIPFILLGAIGGLIGTVFIRANIWWSRYRKQSRIGQYPVTEVFVVTLINAVVSYPNPYTRMSSTRLIYLLFSQCGVANTDYLCDYNRNYTNVNGAIESAAAGTGVYTALALLFLALAFKIVMTIFTIGIKVPAGLYIPSLCMGAIVGRIVGIAMEQLAYHYPQFWAFRGECSTGDDCITPGLYAMVGAAAVLGGVTRMTVALVVIMFELTGGVRYIVPLMAAAMASKWVGDAFGKDGIYDAHIALNGYPFLDNKEEFGCTTIAADVMQPRGKAPLTVLTQDSMTLREVVSILENTKHNAFPVVISRESHFLVGCVLRRDLLLAIGSVRRKQDDISDDSLVIFNGVLQNNASASSPVKLRRILDLAPITVTDHTPMETVIDMFRKLGLRHVLVTHNGRLLGIITKKDVMLHMSHHQRTIPSVFH; encoded by the exons ATGGAAAATACTCCCTTAAAGACCAACCGCATGCCTTACTTCAATCGATACAAGGCCATGGGTAGACAA GATCTTGAAGAGTCTCAGAGACTGAGAAGAGAGTCAGAGAGCTCAGAAAACCCAGAGCATGACTGCATCAGCCTAGATATTCAAAGTCATCCTGAACGAACCAACATGCCTTCACCTG TAATGGGAGAAAGTGAGGACATTCCTGGATTAGGGCAATATGATGATTTTCAGACTATAGACTGGCAAAGGGATCTAGCTAGAGATCGAATGAGGCATCGCTATATAGTGAAACACAAGAGAGACTCTGTTTGGGATTTTATTAAAGCTGCCCATGATGCATGGTCAGGTTGGCTCTGTGTGTTTCTAGTTGGTTTGGTTGCTG GAACGGTTGCAAGTATAGTAGATATCGGGACAACGTGGATGACCGATTTGAAATATGGAATCTGTCCCGGCGCCTTTTGGCTGGATAGAGAACAATGCTGTTGGTCTTCCAATCAAACGGCTTTTGGCCTTGACAACTGCTCACAG TGGTTGACGTGGCCCAGGCTTGTGGGAGTCACTGATGAAAGTGCAGGTGGTTATATCATCGCCTATATTTCGTACGTGCTGTGGGCATTAAGTTTTGCCTCACTTGCCGCCATTCTTGTCCGTATGTTTGCTCCCTATGCTTCAGGCGGTGCCATTCCCGAG ATCAAAACGATCTTGAGTGGCTTCATCATCCGCGGCTTTTTAGGGAAATGGACGTTACTTGTCAAATCTATTGGCATCATGCTGTCAGCTGCAGCCGGTCTTAGTCTCGGGAAAGAAGGACCTATGGTTCACATCACTGTTTGCATTG GCAACATTCTGTCGTACCTCTTCCCAAAATATGGTCGAAACGAAGCAAAGAAGCGAGAAATTTTATCGGCTGCAGCAGCGTCTGGCGTATCAGTCGCCTTCGGTGCACCAATCGGCGGCGTGCTTTTCAGCTTGGAAGAA GTCAGCTACTATTTTCCCATGAAAACGCTCTGGCGCTCGTTTTTTTGCGCTCTGATTGCTGCTTTCGTCGTCCGCTCTATTGATCCTTACGGCAACGAACATTCTGTTCTTTTCTACGTCGAGTACAGCAAACCGTGGATCTTTTTCGAATTGATTCCCTTTATCCTACTCGGTGCCATTGGA GGTTTAATTGGAACCGTGTTCATCCGAGCAAACATTTGGTGGTCGAGATATCGTAAACAGTCACGCATCGGACAATACCCTGTTACAGAAGTATTTGTTGTGACACTTATCAACGCGGTGGTTTCTTATCCCAATCCGTACACTCGTATGAGTTCCACGAGACTGATTTACCTTCTTTTCAGTCAGTGTGGGGTAGCCAATACGGACTATCTATG CGATTACAACCGGAATTACACAAATGTTAATGGAGCTATTGAGAGCGCCGCCGCCGGAACCGGCGTTTACACTGCCCTGGCCCTGCTTTTCCTCGCACTGGCCTTCAAAATCGTGATGACTATTTTCACTATCGGCATCAAAGTGCCCGCTGGATTGTACATTCCGTCCCTCTGCATGGGGGCGATCGTTGGGCGTATCGTCGGCATCGCTATGGAGCAGTTGGCCTA TCATTATCCTCAGTTCTGGGCCTTCAGGGGTGAATGTTCTACCGGAGATGATTGTATCACTCCCGGACTCTATGCGATGGTGGGAGCGGCTGCCGTTCTCGGCGGAGTAACTCGAATGACGg TGGCACTCGTCGTTATTATGTTTGAACTCACCGGGGGCGTTAGGTATATCGTCCCGCTGATGGCGGCAGCAATGGCCAGTAAATGGGTGGGCGATGCGTTCGGCAAAGATGGCATTTACGATGCACATATCGCGCTCAACGGATACCCTTTCCTCGATAATAAAGAGGAGTTTGGCTGTACTACAATAGCTGCCGACGTGATGCAGCCTCG GGGGAAAGCTCCATTGACGGTCTTAACTCAAGATTCCATGACACTACGCGAAGTAGTTAGCATTTTGGAAAACACGAAACACAATGCTTTTCCAGTCGTTATTTCCCGCGAGTCCCATTTCTTGGTCGGCTGTGTTTTGCGACGAGATCTTCTTTTAGCCATAG GGAGCGTGCGTCGCAAGCAAGACGATATCAGTGACGATTCACTGGTGATCTTCAACGGCGTTCTTCAGAACAATGCCTCGGCATCGTCACCAGTGAAATTGCGTCGCATTTTAGATCTGGCTCCTATCACTGTCACTGATCATACGCCCATGGAAACTGTCATCGACATGTTCAGGAAATTGGGACTTAGGCATGTTCTAGTCACTCATAATGG ACGGTTATTGGGCATCATAACGAAGAAAGACGTTATGCTCCACATGTCACACCATCAGAGGACTATACCGTCTGTGTTTCATTGA